From a region of the Nonlabens sp. Hel1_33_55 genome:
- a CDS encoding KTSC domain-containing protein: protein MKRINQYKKMFSVEGPIELKELKKSYRNLVKEWHPDKFQDGDDKKEEAEVMSRQIIDGYHFLVSIAPETKAANLDAYKETTTNTGIEDFDHKGQVLEITFTDGSTYEYFGVQKPIFQKLINAPNRYRFAKRNIFNDYLYRKSKKDQEMA, encoded by the coding sequence ATGAAGCGTATCAATCAGTATAAGAAAATGTTTAGTGTGGAAGGACCTATAGAGCTCAAAGAGCTTAAAAAGTCTTACCGCAACCTGGTAAAAGAATGGCACCCAGATAAATTCCAGGATGGTGATGATAAAAAAGAAGAAGCCGAAGTTATGAGTCGCCAGATCATCGATGGCTATCATTTTCTTGTGAGCATTGCTCCAGAGACTAAAGCTGCTAACCTTGATGCCTATAAGGAAACGACTACCAATACTGGTATTGAAGATTTTGATCACAAAGGTCAGGTACTGGAAATCACCTTTACTGATGGATCGACTTATGAGTACTTTGGCGTGCAGAAACCTATTTTCCAAAAGCTCATCAACGCTCCCAATCGCTACAGGTTTGCAAAGCGCAATATCTTCAATGACTACTTATATCGCAAGAGTAAGAAAGATCAAGAAATGGCTTAA